The genomic window TGAGCTTGTCTTTGGCCAGGTAGATCCTGGAGATGTTGCCAAATGGTCTGAAGAGCTCCTGCAGGTCAGTCTCGCGGGTGTCCTCGGACAGGTTGGTCACACGGATGGTGGCGTTGTCGTCCGCTGGGGGGGAGGGAGGCACATGTGTTCTTTTCATTGGTATAGTCCCACTAAGTTGTTATCTTTAGGGGTGGTCAGGAGGCAGAAGAGTTGTGAAGATGTgatgagttgattaacgtggaccccgacttaaacaagttgaaagacttattggggtgttaacatttagtggtcaattgtacggaatatgtactgtactgtgtgaattatatttatatagcgcttttctcaagtgactcaaagcgctttacatagtgacacccaatatctaagttacatttaaaccagtgtgggtggcactgggagcaggtgggtaaagtgtcttgcccaaggacacaacggcagtaactaggatgacacaagcgcaaatcgaacctgcaaccctcaagttgctggcacggccactctaccaaccgagctatgccgccccactgtactgtgcaatctatgaataaaagtatcaatcaatcaatcaatcatgtgatGAAGATTTCATTTCAAATACTTAAGTTTGGAACTTGATCGTAAATAAACCCACGATTCTACTGCTAAATGTTGTGTTCATTCAAGTCCATGGTGTTTTAATGTGCTGTAATAAAATAAGTACACGTACTCCCTTGGCGCTAGggatgtacggtataccagtattagtgtagtactgcggtactaatgagtcatatttggtactctgaaaagtaccggtctgccacccaatactaatgtaaagtatcaaacaagagaaaaataagtgattattacattttaacagaagtgtagataaagcATAAacccactcagtggcctagtggttagagtgtccggtaggttgtgagttcaaaccccagccgagtcataccaaagactataaaaaggggagccattacctccctgcttggcactcagcatcaagggttctaattgggggttaaatcaccaaaaatgattcccgggcgcagccaccgctgctgctcactggtccctcacctcccaggtggtgatcaagggtgatgggtcaaatgcagagaataatttcgtgtgtgtgtgtgacaatcattggtactttaacatgttaaaagagaaagtaagcagatattaacagtaaatgaacaattggattaataattcatattttaccacttgtcctttaaatgttgacaaaataaaaaggtacataaacgacacaatatgtcagcagattaattaagagcatttgtttgtttacttactactaaaagacaagttgtcttgtatgttcactattttatttaaggacaaacttgcaataataaatatatgattaatgtaccctaagattttttgttaaaataaagccaataatgccgttttttgtggtacccttaatttagaaaagtaccgaaaagtatcgcaATAAtttcggtaccagtaccaaaatattggtatcggaaaaCACTTCAAATGGCGGTcccacatacagtacaggccaaaagtttggacacaccttatttcaatgcgttttctttactttcatgactatttacattgtagattgtcactgaaggcatcaaaactaggacacccgtgaagtgaaaaccatttcaggtgactacctctttaagctcatcgagagaatgccaagagtgtgcaaagcagtaatcagagctaagggtggttattttgaagaaactaggatagaaaacatgttttcagttatttcacctttttttgtgaagtacataaccccacatgtgttcattcatagtttggatgtgataatctacaatgtaaatagtcatggatataaagaaaacacattgaatgaggtgtgtccaaactattagcctgtactgtacatgttgCTTCTGACGAGGTAGTCAGAAGGAAAAGGAGGAAAGTTTCTAATGAAGAAAAAGATAAAACCTTTTGCTGGTCAGCAGTGTGATGTTCTGTCTCCTCTATTAAACCTGACGCACTTCTACCTTCCCCCTCCCTGAAAAAGTAAACTTTTCTCCAGCTGCAGCTCATCACCACATAAAAATGTCTGTCCCTTTCAGGTGACAAGTGAATGTACTTTAACATTTGCACGACTTTCAACAAAACAGGCACATGGATTGTGGCTAACAATGGTTTGTTTGTGTTAAAACTTCTATTGATATAGCTTGGTACTGCTTTTCCTTTGAATTTGACTCATTTTGTTAATGTCATGCCCATTTATttaattgttatatatttttttatattaattcaTCTATTACAACCATATCATACCACAATCAGAGGAatttctatgcaacattttgttgaaaaataatatgAAAACTAAAATATACGTAATTTTAAAGTTGCTTTTcaaacaaaaaagacaacaaaaccaGCAGAAGCTAGCTTTGGTTACCAATAGTAGACACGTCTTTGAGTGCTAAAAGCCGAAAGCGGGCAGGAAACATTTGCCTCGAATACTttgaactagggatgcaccgaaatgaaaatttgtggccgaagccgaataaaatttaaacgcttggccgaagaccgaataatgaatgcagtttttcacaatttttttaatatcgcataaatagcctagaataaatatttacacatgtttttcaaataaagtaattttttattgaatattgacatttttttaatattccagttgcctttgcttttcaaaaaaagcacaaagtttttcatttatattaggccttcaaacaaaacatgcattcccaaaaaaaataaagtgcattaaagtggataaacccacaacaaatgaattattgtccttttggcaaaagtctgcttagccacagtagatatgctaataatgtaaacagaaggctcaagtaaatctcaattaagtgtgtgcttgtaacctcatacacttatacaggtagcctacacaacaggctaataatgtaaacagaggccccactaaatctcaataagtgtgtgcttgtaacctcatacacttatacaggtacacaacattgtaacctcatacacttatacaggtacacaacattgtaacctcatacacttataaaggtacacaacatatcccaacgtcactgcacgttggttgattgtgtcaccgcgtcaaaaaattgcgtcgcacgccactattcggccttgtttttaactcattccaccgaaggccgaatgtggctttttttgccatattcggccgaatatagtcggttaccgattaatcggtgcatccctactttgaACAGTTAGCGGCCACTAGGTATCTGTAAAGGTAGCAGCAGCCCTTTTAAGTGGAGACTCACTCTAATCACCAGCTGTGGATTCTGGTGCCTTTCTACATTGAAAACCTGTCAACACCCCAGTAGCATTATGATCAATATTGTACTTGCATGCAGGGATTTAACGGTCAATGGTATAATGACAAACCGTCGTAAAATTCCATACGGTTAGTAAAACTGTTTAAATTTtcaattacaaaaaacaaacatttaataaTGCATTTAAGccaacactgcttacttcctggaaaCAGAAGCGCATGCGCACTAGCGCCGTTAGGCTCAAGAAAAGATGGCAGCAACTACACGGACTTAGCTCTGAAAAGGTTCCACTTCATTTCACTCGCATCACTTCTGTGGAGTCTTGGCATGCATTTAAGAGCACACTGCTACTATTAGAAGACGATAGATGTGGACAATGTAGGAGACAGACGCATTTGTCACACACTTTAATTTTTAGGTGTCAAAATAAAAGAAGATTTTCATATAGATcgattatttgtaacgattcttaatcaaaatgttattttagaACTGATTGATTTTTTAAGCTTCATTTAACATAAAAAAGCCCAGTTCACATACTGTTTGTTTAAAATAGAAAGGGCAATGAAAAATTGTTTCGCATAGCATACAAAATAATCGTGATTTCAATgtggataaaaaaatatttgtgattattattttggccataatcaTGCAGCACTACTGACAAGAGAATTAAATAGTCAataattgtcaatcaatcaatcaatgtttacttatatagccctaataatAATTGTGGTTAATAATCGTAATTTCATTGACAAAAATTATCGTGATTGTTATTTTGGCCACAATTGCGCAGcccgaccatgaattgattaacgtggaccccgacttaaacaagttgaaaaacttattggggtgttaccatttagtgctcaattgtacggaatatgtactgtactgtggaatctaataataaaagtttcaatcaagtcCTAATCTGTGAAATAGTTCAGGCAGCATCCGGCAGGAGAATGAAAGTCaataatcgtgatttcaatattgataaaaagaattgtgattattattattttggccataatcgtGCAGCACTACTAACAGGAGAACGAAATAGTCAATGATTGTGGTTAATAattgtgatttcaatattgataaaaataatggtgattattattttggccataatcgtGCAGCTTTAATCTTTGAAGCAGGAGAATAAACTCACCTCTACGGTTAGGCTGCATGGACTCCCCTCTGCGCGTGCCTCCATCCCTTAGACTGGGGGGCACATACTTGCCAGTCTTGCTCTGTGCAGGCTGCACAGGTTCTGGTTCAGCTGATTCAACAGAAGAACAAAACAAGTCCGGTGTTAGTGTGCTTTCACGCCTGCAGGTAATGTTCTGAATTGAATCCAACCAGCAAAGCTTTAAATGTACAGACTAGTGAGTGAAACATACAACTGAACTGTGCTGAATTCAGTTAGGGTCCAACGTGTGCTAGTGCGAGTGTGAGCAGATGATGTGACGTACCAGAGCCGGCCGGTTTATCTTTGTCAGTGGTGAGGCCGAGCTGCTCGGCAAGCTCCTTCTGCATGGGACCCAGCGTGTCCTTGTAAGGGCAGCGGGTGGTCCAATGGTCACCTTTGCAGATACGACACGTCACAATCTTCTGTCCTTTCAGTTTGTTCATGGGGTCGTCATCCGGGTCTTGAGCGTTCAGATCCTGCAGGAAGAGGGAGCGGAAGTCAGATTCCATAAGGAAGCTACCAAAAGGTCAAAGTGCATCGTCACCTCCTTGCTGGAGATAAAGGTCATATAGACGTCGTCGCTGACAGTGGTGGTCGCCACGTTCGGACCTGCCGCGTCATACTCAGAGTTGCCAAATTTCTTCCAGTTCTGAAGTGAGAGGGAGTTTTACCAACACCTGACAAGCGCTACTTTCACACATTCAGCCAAAAGCAAACCTTTCTCCTTGCAATTGCTTTGGAGGCTTTCCTGGTCTCGATCTTGAATGTCCGCACAATCTAGAGCCACAAACGCAGTGAAGTCACGTCGCCATTCCCACATTGAACTTCAAATTACACACATTACCTTCAACTTCTTTCCATCGTCATCGATTTTATACTCTGTGATAGTTTTAATGTTTCCTTTGATGGTTTCCTTTATTGGCGGAAGGGTTCCTGTCAAAAAGCATTTTAACAACATTTAACATGAGTTAAAGCAGCAGACAACTATTGATGTACGCAATGTAACAAACATAGTCAACTAATGGACATAGTGATCGGTGCTAGGTTCCCAATAAGGCCaagtccacaccaacacagatacTAACGCATACCTATGTCTGCGTTTAGGCGTCTTGTCCACACCCAAACGCATACTtatgtccttaaaggggaacattatcagcagacctatgtaagcgtcaatatataccttgatggtgcagaaaaaaaaccatctatttttttaaccgatttccgaactctaaatgggtgaattttggcgaattaaacgcctttctgtttatcgcgctggaagcgatgacgtcagaatgtgacgtcgccgaggtaacacacccaccattttcattgtcaacacattacaaacaccgggtcttagctctgttattttctgtttttttgactattttttggaaccttggagacatcatgcctcgacggtgtgttgtcggagggtgtaacaacactaacagggagggattcaagttgcaccactggccccaagatgccaaagtgtctgccgccagacccccattgaatgtgccagagtgtctccacattttaccggcgatgctaaggcagacatggcacagagatgtatggataacctgcagatgcatttgcaacgatagtcaacgaaatcacaaaggtgagttttgttgatgttgactgccagctaatcgatgctaacatgctatgctaatcaatgctaacatgctatttaccggcggtgctaaagcagacatggaacagagatgtatggataacctgtagatgcatttgcaactatattacgtttcctcccacccacatttaatgcgaaaaaaacacttaccaatcgacggatttaagttgctccagtgtcaaaagatgcgaaagtcctgatcgtttggtccgcacattttaccggcgatgctagcgcagctattcggccatgctatggctatgaatagtgtcaatagctattcgctcaatagcttcagtttcttcttcaatattttcatactccaaccatctgtttcaatacatgcataatgtgTTGAATtgtttaagtcgctgaaatcagagtttgaatctgagctaatgtcactatatcttgctgtggta from Nerophis ophidion isolate RoL-2023_Sa linkage group LG07, RoL_Noph_v1.0, whole genome shotgun sequence includes these protein-coding regions:
- the eif3g gene encoding eukaryotic translation initiation factor 3 subunit G, with translation MPSIEYDDSKPSWADQVEEEVDEGTLPPIKETIKGNIKTITEYKIDDDGKKLKIVRTFKIETRKASKAIARRKNWKKFGNSEYDAAGPNVATTTVSDDVYMTFISSKEDLNAQDPDDDPMNKLKGQKIVTCRICKGDHWTTRCPYKDTLGPMQKELAEQLGLTTDKDKPAGSAEPEPVQPAQSKTGKYVPPSLRDGGTRRGESMQPNRRADDNATIRVTNLSEDTRETDLQELFRPFGNISRIYLAKDKLTGQSKGFAFISFQRREDAARAILAVSGFGYDHLILSVEWAKPSNN